The following is a genomic window from Burkholderia cepacia ATCC 25416.
AGCGGCTGGATCGGGGTCGGGCCGAACGTGAGCGGATAACGGGGGAAACGTTGCAGGTTCATCGACAAGCTCCGAGGGAAGGTGGGCAGGAAACCGGATCGGTCGGGTGCTGCTCGCACGCCGTGTCCCGATGGAAAAATGATAGGCAGGACGGTGCGAAATGAGCTTGCGAAATAAATGGTGACGACCTACGTTATCGATGAGATATTGATGGTAGAGACAATTTTGATTCTCAAAACGGATGGGAGGCGCAATGAAATTAGATCGCGGTAGCACATCCCCGGCCGACGCCGCGCCGGCGCTCGATCGCATCGACCGGGCGATCCTGCGGCAGTTGCAGCAGGATGCGTCGATTTCGAACGTGAGCCTTGCCGCGAAGGTGAAGCTGAGCGCGCCGGCATGTCTGCGGCGCGTCGAGCGGTTGAAGGAGATGGGATTGATTCGCGGCATCGTCGCGTTGCTCGACCCGAAGCCGCTGGGTGCCGGGATGCTGGTCGTGATCGGCTTCGTGCTGGATCGCTCGACACCGGAGGCGTTCGCCGAATTCGAGAAGGCCGCGCAGAAAGTGTCGGGGTGTGTCGAGTGCCACGTCGTGACGGGCGAATTCGACTACTTCATGCTGGTCCGCACGCGCGACAACGAGAGCTTCAACCGGTTGCATGCCGAGCAGTTGCTGTACCTGCCCGGCGTGCGGCAGGTGCGCTCGTTCATGGTGCTCAAGGAGATTCTGTCGACGCACGCGTTGCCGGTGTAGCGCGGAGCGCCGTCGATTCTCGTTGGTGACGGATATGCCGTTTGGTCGATTGAAAACTCCCGATTGGGAGTATCAAATGGGAATGTGAATCAACCCATTTGGGAGTCGCCATGGCAGCAACCACACGTTTGCCCGACCGATTTCAACTTGCTGCTGAACCCGCTGCATGCGGATTTTGCTTCAAGTGTGAAAGTGATCGGCAAAGAAGCGTTCGTGCTGGATCCCCGCCCGTTTGGTTGACCAAAGAATTGCTTTGGTTGACGAATCGTCGTCGGCTGCAGCCCGGTCGCGTCACTCGGTCAGCGCTGCCACGGCGCGACGCCTGGAGGCGAGG
Proteins encoded in this region:
- a CDS encoding Lrp/AsnC family transcriptional regulator, which codes for MKLDRGSTSPADAAPALDRIDRAILRQLQQDASISNVSLAAKVKLSAPACLRRVERLKEMGLIRGIVALLDPKPLGAGMLVVIGFVLDRSTPEAFAEFEKAAQKVSGCVECHVVTGEFDYFMLVRTRDNESFNRLHAEQLLYLPGVRQVRSFMVLKEILSTHALPV